In the genome of Catenulispora sp. EB89, the window CAGATCAAGATCAACTCGACGAACGCCTACTCCGGATCGCTGTCCTGGTCCAACTTCTTCTCCCGGGTCCTGCACAAGCATCCCGGCCGGGTGGTGTGGATCTTCCTGAACGTCGGCATCTCGCTGGCCCTGATGGAGTTCGGGGTGTTCGGGTTCCTCAACAACGTCCTCGGCTTCTACTCCAACGTCGCCATCGCCTGGATCGGCGCGGTCACCGCAGACCTGGTCATCAACAAGCCGCTGGGGCTCAGCCCGTCCTACATCGAGTTCAAGCGCGCGCACCTGTACAACTTCAACCCGGTCGGCTTCGGCTCGATGCTGGTCGCCTCGGCGGTCTCGATCATCGCGTACTTCAACGCCTTCGGCGCCTACGCCAAGGCCTTCTCCCCGCTGATCGCCCTCGGCATCGGCCTGGTCCTCCCGCCGATCCTGGCCTACGCGACCAAGGGCAAGTACTACATCGCCCGCGTGGACGACCTGGAGGAGCCGCTGATCGTGGACGGCCAGCTGGCGGCCGTCGAGCTCACCTGCACGGTCTGCGCGGACGCCTTCGAGCGGCCCGACATGGCCTCCTGCCCGTTCCACGAAGGCCCGATCTGCTCGCTGTGCTGCAGCCTGGAGGCGGCCTGCCACGACGTGTGCAAGAAGGCGGTTTCCGGGCCGGTCGACCTGGGCATGCCGGTCACCGCGACCACGGCGTAATCGACGAAAGGCGCGCTCAATCATGCTTCTGTCCCCCCACGAGCAGGAACGCCTGCTCATCCACGTCGCCGCCGGCCTGGCCCGGGAACGGCGGGCCCGCGGGCTGCGGCTGAACTACCCGGAGGCGATCGCCGTGCTCACCTCGTTCCTGCTGGAGCGCGCCCGGGACGGCCACAGCGTCAGTGAGCTGATGGACGCCGGACGTCACGTGCTGACGCGCGAGGACGTGCAGGAGGGGGTGCCGGAGATGATCGACGACGTGCAGATCGAGGCGACCTTCCCGGACGGCACGAAGCTGGTCACCGTGCACCGGCCGATCGGATGAGGGCCGGCGTGGAGGACACACAGCACCCGGATCCCGGACCGATCCCCGGCGAGGTCCGGCTCGCCGCCGGGCCCACCGGGACCACCGGGCCCGCCGAACCCATCGAACTCAACGCCGGCGCGCCGCGCACGACGCTCACCGTGCTCAACACCGGCGACCGGCCGGTCCAGGTCGGCTCGCACTACCACCTGGCCGAGGCCAACCCGGCCCTGGACTTCGACCGCGACGCAGCCTGGGGCCTGCGCCTGGACATCCCGGCGGGCACCGCGGTGCGGTTCGAGCCGGGACTGGCCCGCGAGGTCGCGCTGGTCCCGATCGCCGGGCGGCGGGTCGTCACCGGACTGCGCGGGATCAGCGGCGCGCGCCAGGAGGGCAGGCTCGATGGCTGAGATATCCCGCGAGCGCTACGCGGCGCTGTACGGCCCGACCGTCGGCGACAGCGTCCGGCTCGCCGACACGAACCTGTTCATCGAGGTCGAGCAGGACCTCTGCGCCGCGGCCGGATACGGCGAGGAGGCGGTGTTCGGCGGCGGGAAGGTGATCCGGGAGTCCATGGGCATGGGCCACGTCACCCGCACCGCGCGCGGCGACGTGCCCGGGAGCCCGGACACCGTGATCACCGGCGCCATCGTGCTCGACCACTGGGGCATCGTGAAGGCCGACGTCGGCATCCGGGACGGCCGGATCGTCGCGCTCGGCAAGGCCGGCAACCCCGACACCATGGACGGCGTGCACCCGGCGCTGGTGATCGGCCCGTCCACGGAGGTCGTCGCCGGCAACGGCAAGATCCTCACCGCCGGCGGCATCGACGGGCACGTGCACTTCATCTGCCCGCAGTCCGTCACCGAGGCGCTGGCCTCCGGCGTCACGACGCTGATCGGCGGCGGCACCGGACCGGCCGAGGGCAGCAAGGCCACCACCGTCACCCCCGGCGCCTGGCACCTGGCCCGGATGTTCGAGGCGCTGGACCCCTGGCCGGTCAACTTCGCGCTGCTCGGCAAGGGGAACACGACCAACGAGGACGCGCTGTGGGAGCAGCTGCGCGCCGGGGCGGCCGGGTTCAAGATCCACGAGGACTGGGGTGCCACACCCGCCGCGATCGACGTCTGCCTGCGGGTCGCCGACGCCTCCGGGGCCCAGGTGTCCATCCACACCGACACGCTCAACGAGGCCGGGTTCGTCGAGGGCACCGTCGCCGCGATCGCCGGGCGCACCATCGAGGCCTACCACGTGGAGGGCGCCGGCGGCGGGCACGCGCCGGACATCATCACCGTGGCCGGACTGCCGAACTTCCTGCCGGCCTCGACCAACCCGACCCGGCCGCACACCGTCAACACCATCGACGAGCACCTGGACATGCTGATGGTCTGCCACCACCTGTCCCCGGCGATCCCGGAGGACCTGGCCTTCGCCGAGTCGCGCATCCGGCCGACCACGATCGCCGCCGAGGACATCCTGCACGACCTCGGCGCCATCTCGATGATCGGCTCGGACTCCCAGGCCATGGGCCGGATCGGCGAGACCGTCATCCGCACCTGGCAGACCGCGCACGCGATGAAGGAACGGCGCGGCGCGCTGCCCGGCGACGGCGCGGCCGACAACCACCGGGCCCGCCGCTACGTCGCCAAGTACACGATCGGCCCGGCCGTCGCGCACGGCATGGACGCCGAGCTCGGCTCGGTCGAACCGGGCAAGCTCGCCGACCTCGTGCTCTGGGACCCGCGCTTCTTCGCGGTCCGCCCGCACCTGGTGATCAAGGGCGGCGCGATCGCCTGGGCCGCGATGGGCGACGCCAACGCCTCCATCCCGACGCCGCAGCCGGTGCTGCCCCGGCCGATGTTCGGCGCGTACGGCGCCGCGGCCCCGGCGACCAGCGTGGCGTTCGTCGCCCCGGCGGCGCTGGAGGACGGGCTCGCCGAACGGCTTGGCGAGCGGTTTGCTGTGCGGCGGGAACTGGTCGCGCAGAAGGATGTACGGGGACTGACGAAGGCCGACCTGCCGGAGAACACCGCGCTGCCGCGGATCGAAGTCGAGCCGGACACCTTCACCGTGCGCATCGACGGCGAGGTGGTGGAGCCCGCGCCGGCTCGGACGCTGCCGCTGGCTCAGCGCTACTTCCTGTTCTGAGGCCTGGTATTCGTGAACCTGACCTCGTTGCTCATGCTGACGGACAGTCGCTTGCCTGCGGGGACGCACGCGCACTCGGGCGGGTTGGAGGCCGCGGTGGCCGCCGGGCGGGTCGGCGATGCCGCCGATCTGTATGCGTTTCTGCTCGGCCGGCTCACCACCGCTGGGCTGACCGGGGCGGCGTTCGCAGCCGCAGCGCTCGAAGCGGCGGCGGTCGGAGCGCCGGTGCTCGAAGCGCCGGTGGCCGGAGCTGCGGTGGTCGGAGCTTTGGCGGTCGAAGCGGCGGCGGTCGAGGCGGCGAGCGGGCCGGACCAGGCACTGCTCGCCGAACTCGACGCCGAGTACGAGGCGCGTACACCCTCGCCGGCGCAGCGCCGGGCCTCGCGCAAGCTGGGCCGGCAGTTGCTGCGCGCGGTCCGGGCCGGCTGGCCGGGGCCGGCGCTCGCCGCGGCCTCCGCCGTGCATCCGGAGGGCCCGCATCAGCCGATCGCTTTCGGCGCGGCGGGCGCGGCCGCCGGGCTGAGTGCGTACGACGTCGCCGTCGGCTCCGCGCTCGGCGCCGTCAGCGGTCCGGCGAACGCTGCGACGCGGCTGCTCGGCATCGACCCCGACGCGGTCACCGCGGTTCTCGCCGCGCTCGAACCCGTCATCCAGGACACCGCCGACAGCGCTGTGAAAGCGGCGCTCGGACCGATCAGCGAGTTGCCGTCGTTCAGCGCACCCCGCCTGGACATCTCGGCAGAACACCACAACACATGGGAGGTGCGTCTCTTTGCATCCTAAATATCCTGAGGAAGCCACGGGAACAGGCATGGGATTCGGTCGAAACGACACCGACTCGGACGGACCGTTGCGGGTCGGCATCGGCGGTCCGGTCGGCTCGGGCAAGACCGCGCTGGTCGCAGCGCTGTGCCGGGCGCTGCGGGACGAGTACGAGCTCGCCGTGGTGACCAACGACATCTACACCCGCGAAGACGCCGAGATCCTGCTGCGCCAAGGCGTTCTCGACCCTGAGCGGATCTCCGCCGTCGAGACCGGCTGCTGTCCGCACACCGCGATCCGCGACGACATCTCGGCCAACCTCGAAGCCGTCGAAGCCCTGGAGAACCGGTTCGCGCCGCTGGACCTGGTGCTGGTCGAGAGCGGCGGCGACAACCTCACGGCGACCTTCAGCAAGGGCCTGATCGACCGGCAGATATTCGTGATCGACGTGGCCGGCGGGGACAAGGTGCCGCGCAAGGGCGGTCCCGGCATCATCTCCTCGGATCTGCTGGCGATCAACAAGACGGACCTGGCGGAACTGGTGCACGCAGATCTGGATGTGATGCGGTGTGACGCCAAGCGGCAGCGCACCGACGCGCACGGTACCGAGCGCCCGACGGTGTTCATGTCGCTGTCTGTCGATCCGCTCGCGGGGGAGGTCGCCGCGTGGATCAGAGGGCTGATCGCCGAGCGCCGCGCCACTGCGAAGACCGCCGCCGCGAACGCAGCCGATGCGGCGACTGTCGACGTGAACACCGCCGCCGCGACTCCGGTATGAAGGCGACCGCGCGCCTGGTCGCCGAGGCCCGTCCCGACGGCACGACCCGGCTGACCACCCTGGCCGGCCAGGCTCCGCTGCTGCTGCGCCAGACGATCGCGGACGGCGAGGCCCGCGGCGTCGCGCAGGTCTACCTGGTCGCCGGGGCGGCCGGCCCGGTCGGCGGCGACGAGCTCCACTTCGGCGTGCACCTCGGCCCCGGCGCCCGGGTGCGGGTCCGCAGCGTCGCCGCCACGGTGGCCCTGCCCGGGCTCCGACCGGATGAGTCGACGCTGACCATCAGCGTGCGTGTCGACAGCGGTGCCGATTTGCTCTGGGATCCCCAGCCCTTCATCGCGGCGCGCGGCGCGCGGCACCGCACCACCGTGCGCATCGAGCTGGCCGACGACGCCCGCCTGACCTGGCACGAGCAGACGCTGCTCGGCCGGCACGGCGAGGAGCCCGGCTCGGTGGCCACCCGGCTGTGCGTCCGCCGCGCCGGACGTCCGCTCCTGGACCACACCGTCGCAGTCGGGCCCGACCATCCCGGGTCGCTCGGCCCGGCCGTCACCGGAGCCGACCGGGCCGGATCCACGACCGTGATCGTCGACCCGGCCTGGGAAGGCGTGCCGCCCGCTGACCGGCTCACGCTGGAACCGCGCGATGACGCGCACGGCGCCGTGGCGGTGTTTCCGCTTGCGGGCCCGGCCGTTGTCATCAGTGCCCTGAGTCGCGGCGGGTTGGATCTGGAACGGCTGCGAGAGCCTGGGCGCGCGGCTCGGGGACTCCCAGGATGAGCAGGCTGGTGATCGTTGCGGCGCGGGCGTCGAGGGCCTGGTCGGAGCGGTGGTTGTCGGCGATGGAGAACACGGTGGCGTAGGCGACCTGACTGAGCGTGTCCGCGGGCAGGTGCCGTCCGAACTCCCCGGCGTCCTGGCCCCGTCGCACGAGGTCGGCGAGGATCTTGTCGACCGGTCCCAGGAGCGCGTGGATCTCGTCGCCGTACTCGCCGCGGCGGAGCGCCAGGAGCACTCGGTAGCGGCGTGCCAAGGGCCACACGCGGGCGACGAAATCGGCCCACGCCGTCTCGGCCGCTCGGTCGGAGGCGTTGACCTCGGTCAGCACGCCGACCATCTCGTCCACGGCCCGCTGCGTGAGGCTCCGCACCAGGTCGGTGCGAGTGGGGAAGTGGCCGTAGACGGTGCGGCGGACCACGCCGGCGGCGGAGGCGACGTCGCCCATGCCGGCGTTCGGGTTCTGCCCCAGGACCTCGAGCGCGACGTCGAGGATGAGGTTCCGGGTGTCGTTCACGGAGCGCGCCCGGGCGGGTTCGGTCTGCACGGTTCCATCATTGCACACCGGTGTGCAACGGGGTAGATTGCACACTGGTGTGCAAATGCACACCGGTGTGCAGCGGACCGCTGCGCCGCGAAGCAAGAGTTCAGGAGACCAAGCCCATGGCCGCATCGACGTCCGCGCCCTCGACCCTCGTCCGCCCCTTCACCGTCGCGATCCCCGACTCCGAGATCGAGGACCTGAAGCGGCGACTGGCCAGAACGCGCTGGCCGGATCCCGAAACCGTCCCGGACTGGTCGCAGGGCGTGCGGCTGGAGAATGCCAAATCGCTTGTCGACTACTGGGGGCGGGAGTACGACTGGCGTCGGTTCGAGTCGGAGCTCAACCGGTTTCCGCAATTCCTGGCCACGATCGACGGGCTTGATATTCACTTCATTCATGTCAAGTCCAGGAATCCGAATGCGATGCCGCTCATCTTGACGCACGGATGGCCGGGTTCGATCGTCGAATTCCTGAAGCTGATCGGCCCGCTGACCGATCCGGTGGCGTTCGGGGGGAGCGTCGAGGATTCCTTTGACGTGGTCATCCCGTCGCTGCCCGGATTCGGGTTCTCCCAGAAGCCGACTGAGGCGGGCTGGACCGTTTCCCGCATCGCAGCGGCGTGGGTGGAGCTCATGGCGCGTCTTGGCTATGAGAATTGGGCCGCTCAGGGCGGTGATTGGGGCGGTGTCGTGACCACTGCCCTCGGGGTCATGCGGCCTGAGGGTCTTCTCGGAATTCACCTGAACACCCAATTCGCTTTCCCCGCACAGATTCCCGAAGAGTTGTCGCCGGAAGAGCGCTACGCCGTCGACACGCTCGCCCTCTACAACGGGGACCTCGGCGGATCGAGCCACCTTCAGGCCACGAAGCCGGAGACCGTCGGATTCGCTCTGGCCGACTCTCCGGCCGGCCAAGCAGCCTGGATCTACGAGAAGTTCCAGTCCAAGACGGACAACCAGGGCCTCGCCGAGGACGCCCTCGGCGTCGACGACATGCTGGACGCGATTTCGCTCTACTGGTTCACCAACAGCGCCGCGTCATCCGGCCGCATCTACTGGGAGAACAAGGCGGGCAGCTTCGCCGGCCCGAAGCTCACCCTGCCGGTCGCGGTGACGGTGTTCCCGCGCGACATCCCGCGCCTGCCCCGAACCTGGATCGAAGACACCTACGCCGACCTGATCCACTACGGCGAGGCCGACAAGGGCGGACACTTCGCAGCCCTCGAACAGCCCGAGATCCTGGTCAGCGAGATCCGCGCCGGGCTCAGGGGCCTGCGTTCCTGACGCGAACTGCTGTATATGCGTCGCGATGCTGGATGAAGAGGTTGAGCTCCGCGACGTTCGCCACGTCGCGGAGCTCGCAATCCTCGGCCGGGTTCTTGGAGCGCGGCCTAGTAGACGCAGCCGCTGTCGCCGATGAGGTGGTTGCCGACGAAGATCATCCCTACCCGGACGGTGCCGTTGTCCGCGGTGTTCTTCAGGGGGCTCATGTTGACGATGGTGCCGCCGACCCCCTTGGTGTGGGACTCCCAGTCGACGCCCTTGGTGTTCTCGTCGTACATCACGAAGTTGCCGTCCTGCTGGTAGGTCACGTAGTCGGTGTGCCCGCGACCCCAGGTGTTGGTCGACCAGCAGGCCCAGAAGGTGCTGCCGAAGTGGTGGTACTCGACGAGGTTGCCGTCCGTCTGCATGATGAGCTGCAGGTAGCCCCCGTTCGGAACGTCCTGGTACAGCGAGTCCCCGGGGTTGAGCGTCTGGCCGCGCTGCAGGTACCACTGCCCGGGGTTCGCGGACGCGGACCCGGTCACGCCGACCGTGCCGCCGAGAGCGGCCGCGCAGACCGCGAGCGCGGTGGCCGCCTTGCGGAGCTTTGCCATGGTGATGATCCAATCTGTGAGGTGCCAGGTGCGGCGTCGTCGACGACCGCACTCCGGCGGCGCCGGACGTCCCCCCATCCGGGTCGGTTCCGGCACGAGTCCCAGGCTCACAGCGAGACCTGGCATTTTTCTGGCAGCGGAGTGTCAGTGGCAGCCGTCTGCCCGCCGCGGGCTCGGCTGAAAGTTTCGCTCCGGCGCACGACGTGTGCGCCGGCGCTTCAGCCGTATCGACGACGCGTGACCTGCGGCGTCCGACATGTGCCCGACACGGATGCCAGCGAATCGGTTCGACGCACCTTGCGGTGAAGGTGCCTTCTTGGCACCTTCACGGCGACGCGGTGTACGTCGGCGGATGTTCGAAAGGATGAGGACCAGATGGCTCGTCTTCTCAGGGCGCGTGCTCTCGCGGCCGCCCTCGCGATCGCCTTCACGGCGGCGCTGTCCGCGGTCGCGCTGCCGGCCGCACAGGCCGCCACGACCACGTGCTCGGGCACCGGGACGATTCCGGCCGGGGACTACATGATCCAGGCGAACGAGTGGAACTCCACCGCGCCGCAGTGCGTCACCTACAACGGCGGCACCGCGTGGACGGTGAGCACCGCGAACTTCAACCTCAGCGGCGGCGCGCCGGCCACCTATCCGTCGATCTACAAAGGCTGCCACTGGGGTCTGTGCACCGGGAACAGTGAGTTCCCGATCCAGATGAGCAAGCTCGGCAGTGCGGTCAGTTCGTGGAACACCACGCAGCCCTCGTCCGGGACGTACGACGTCGCCTACGACATCTGGTTCAACTCCACGCCGACGACCACCGGGCAGCCGGACGGCACCGAGGTGATGATCTGGATCAACAGCCGCGGCGGGGTGCAGCCGTTCGGCTCGCAGACCGGGAACACCACCGTCGACGGCATGAACTGGAACGTGTGGACCGGGCAGCAGACCTCGTGGAAGATCATCTCCTACGTCCTGAACCCCGGCGCCGCCTCGGTCTCCAACCTCGACCTCAAGGCCCTGTTCCAGGACGCGGTCGCGCGCGGCTCGATCAACCCCTCGAACTACCTGCTCGACGTCGAGGCCGGCTTCGAGATCTGGCAGGGCGGCCAGGGCCTGGGCACCAACAGCTTCTCGGTCGCGGCCACCACCGGCTCCGGCGGCGACACCACGCCGCCCTCGGTGCCGGCGAACCTCGCGGTCACCGGGACCACCGCTTCGTCGGCCGCGCTGTCCTGG includes:
- a CDS encoding urease subunit gamma — protein: MLLSPHEQERLLIHVAAGLARERRARGLRLNYPEAIAVLTSFLLERARDGHSVSELMDAGRHVLTREDVQEGVPEMIDDVQIEATFPDGTKLVTVHRPIG
- a CDS encoding urease subunit beta, producing the protein MEDTQHPDPGPIPGEVRLAAGPTGTTGPAEPIELNAGAPRTTLTVLNTGDRPVQVGSHYHLAEANPALDFDRDAAWGLRLDIPAGTAVRFEPGLAREVALVPIAGRRVVTGLRGISGARQEGRLDG
- a CDS encoding urease subunit alpha — protein: MAEISRERYAALYGPTVGDSVRLADTNLFIEVEQDLCAAAGYGEEAVFGGGKVIRESMGMGHVTRTARGDVPGSPDTVITGAIVLDHWGIVKADVGIRDGRIVALGKAGNPDTMDGVHPALVIGPSTEVVAGNGKILTAGGIDGHVHFICPQSVTEALASGVTTLIGGGTGPAEGSKATTVTPGAWHLARMFEALDPWPVNFALLGKGNTTNEDALWEQLRAGAAGFKIHEDWGATPAAIDVCLRVADASGAQVSIHTDTLNEAGFVEGTVAAIAGRTIEAYHVEGAGGGHAPDIITVAGLPNFLPASTNPTRPHTVNTIDEHLDMLMVCHHLSPAIPEDLAFAESRIRPTTIAAEDILHDLGAISMIGSDSQAMGRIGETVIRTWQTAHAMKERRGALPGDGAADNHRARRYVAKYTIGPAVAHGMDAELGSVEPGKLADLVLWDPRFFAVRPHLVIKGGAIAWAAMGDANASIPTPQPVLPRPMFGAYGAAAPATSVAFVAPAALEDGLAERLGERFAVRRELVAQKDVRGLTKADLPENTALPRIEVEPDTFTVRIDGEVVEPAPARTLPLAQRYFLF
- a CDS encoding urease accessory protein UreF, which produces MLTDSRLPAGTHAHSGGLEAAVAAGRVGDAADLYAFLLGRLTTAGLTGAAFAAAALEAAAVGAPVLEAPVAGAAVVGALAVEAAAVEAASGPDQALLAELDAEYEARTPSPAQRRASRKLGRQLLRAVRAGWPGPALAAASAVHPEGPHQPIAFGAAGAAAGLSAYDVAVGSALGAVSGPANAATRLLGIDPDAVTAVLAALEPVIQDTADSAVKAALGPISELPSFSAPRLDISAEHHNTWEVRLFAS
- the ureG gene encoding urease accessory protein UreG; its protein translation is MHPKYPEEATGTGMGFGRNDTDSDGPLRVGIGGPVGSGKTALVAALCRALRDEYELAVVTNDIYTREDAEILLRQGVLDPERISAVETGCCPHTAIRDDISANLEAVEALENRFAPLDLVLVESGGDNLTATFSKGLIDRQIFVIDVAGGDKVPRKGGPGIISSDLLAINKTDLAELVHADLDVMRCDAKRQRTDAHGTERPTVFMSLSVDPLAGEVAAWIRGLIAERRATAKTAAANAADAATVDVNTAAATPV
- a CDS encoding urease accessory protein UreD; translation: MKATARLVAEARPDGTTRLTTLAGQAPLLLRQTIADGEARGVAQVYLVAGAAGPVGGDELHFGVHLGPGARVRVRSVAATVALPGLRPDESTLTISVRVDSGADLLWDPQPFIAARGARHRTTVRIELADDARLTWHEQTLLGRHGEEPGSVATRLCVRRAGRPLLDHTVAVGPDHPGSLGPAVTGADRAGSTTVIVDPAWEGVPPADRLTLEPRDDAHGAVAVFPLAGPAVVISALSRGGLDLERLREPGRAARGLPG
- a CDS encoding TetR/AcrR family transcriptional regulator; the encoded protein is MQTEPARARSVNDTRNLILDVALEVLGQNPNAGMGDVASAAGVVRRTVYGHFPTRTDLVRSLTQRAVDEMVGVLTEVNASDRAAETAWADFVARVWPLARRYRVLLALRRGEYGDEIHALLGPVDKILADLVRRGQDAGEFGRHLPADTLSQVAYATVFSIADNHRSDQALDARAATITSLLILGVPEPRAQALAAVPDPTRRDSGH
- a CDS encoding epoxide hydrolase family protein — protein: MAASTSAPSTLVRPFTVAIPDSEIEDLKRRLARTRWPDPETVPDWSQGVRLENAKSLVDYWGREYDWRRFESELNRFPQFLATIDGLDIHFIHVKSRNPNAMPLILTHGWPGSIVEFLKLIGPLTDPVAFGGSVEDSFDVVIPSLPGFGFSQKPTEAGWTVSRIAAAWVELMARLGYENWAAQGGDWGGVVTTALGVMRPEGLLGIHLNTQFAFPAQIPEELSPEERYAVDTLALYNGDLGGSSHLQATKPETVGFALADSPAGQAAWIYEKFQSKTDNQGLAEDALGVDDMLDAISLYWFTNSAASSGRIYWENKAGSFAGPKLTLPVAVTVFPRDIPRLPRTWIEDTYADLIHYGEADKGGHFAALEQPEILVSEIRAGLRGLRS
- a CDS encoding cellulose binding domain-containing protein; translation: MARLLRARALAAALAIAFTAALSAVALPAAQAATTTCSGTGTIPAGDYMIQANEWNSTAPQCVTYNGGTAWTVSTANFNLSGGAPATYPSIYKGCHWGLCTGNSEFPIQMSKLGSAVSSWNTTQPSSGTYDVAYDIWFNSTPTTTGQPDGTEVMIWINSRGGVQPFGSQTGNTTVDGMNWNVWTGQQTSWKIISYVLNPGAASVSNLDLKALFQDAVARGSINPSNYLLDVEAGFEIWQGGQGLGTNSFSVAATTGSGGDTTPPSVPANLAVTGTTASSAALSWSPSTDNVGVAGYRVYRNGVQVGTTAGTTFTDTGLSASTRYTYTVAAYDAAGNVSAQSAGVTATTTSNGGGGGSGCTATYSLTNQWSTGFTANVTVANTGTAPTNGWKVAWTWGGNQQIQSLWNGVLSTSGTAVTVTNAGYNGSIAAGGNTSFGFQGGYSGTNSSPTLTCSTS